The genome window TTGCTGAAGCCCCCGCGCCGCCGAAGAGTCTGGTCTGCGCCTCGGCCATCGGGTTCTACGGCGATCGGGGGGATGCGACGCTCGACGAAGGGAGTTCGGCGGGGGCGGGTTTCCTGCCCGAGGTTTGTCGCGAGTGGGAGGCGGCCGCCGATCCGGCCCGCAGTCGCGGCGTCCGTGTGACTCATGTGCGGCTGGGGGTTGTCCTGAGCTCCGAAGGGGGAGCCCTGGCGAAGATGCTTCTGCCGTTCAAGATGGGGGTCGGGGGCGTCATTGGCAGCGGGAAGCAGTACTGGAGCTGCATCAGCGTCGATGAGGCAGCGGCGGTGTTTCAGTACGTGGCGGAGAACGATGCAGTCAGCGGGCCGGTCAATGCCGTCTGTCCGGAGCCGGTGACCAACCACGATTTCACCAAGACACTGGGCCGGATTCTGGGGCGGCCGACGGTCTTTCCGCTCCCGGCGTTCATGGCGCGGCTGGCGCTGGGGCAGATGGCGGACGATCTGATTCTTTCGAGTGCCCGCGTCGTTCCGGCGAAGCTGACTGCGGTCGGTTATCCGTTTGCCCATCCCAATCTGGAGTCGTCGCTCCGGGCGGCGCTGGAGGGGCATCGATAGGTCTACGGGCATCGGCCGAACCGGGTCCAGGGGCACCCTGGTGGGGGATGCAAGGGGGCAAGGCCCTCTTGCCCGCCGGAGGCCTGGCCGTCGAGAGATGTCTGAAGGTGTTTGTATCCAAGCGCGGACAACGTGCCGGATGCCCCCTCACCAATCCGCGGGGATTGCGAAGCCAGCGGTGTGGCGTAGAGCAGTCCTCAACGCCGGTACCACAAGGGGAACATCCGTTGTGTCACACGGTTCCGCGACGAAAATGCCTCCGGCGGCAAGGGGGCGTGGCCCCCTTGACCCCAGGCTGCCGTGGCACGTTGGGTTTGAGCTATGGACGCCGTGCCGGCAAGGACGCGGTTCGAGCCAGCGGGATAAGCGCCTGCGGTTCTCCCGGCCCCGCGGACACTTTAGCGCCGCGGCCGGGAGCGATATGATCCGGAATTCCCCACATTCCACCGCACCGCTTCCTCGTCGAGGCCGTGCGGCGGTTTCTTTTATTGACCCGGCCTGTCGATGTCTTCAACTCCCGTCGCTGCGGAAACCCAGGAAGAGCGGATTCTGGTTCTGGACTTCGGTTCACAAACCGCCCAGCTCATCGCCCGCCGCGTTCGCGACCAGAACGTCTTCTGCCAGCTCGTCCGACACGACCTCTCGGCAGAACGGATCAAGGCCCTGAACCCCAAGGGGCTGATCCTCTCGGGAGGCCCCGCCAGCGTCTACGCCCCCGGCGCCCCCCAGCCCGATCCGGCGATCTTCGACCTCGGCATCCCCATCCTCGGCATCTGCTACGGGATGCAGGCGACCTGCCGCGTCCTCGGCTGCAACGTCGTTCCGGGCGAATCGCGGGAGTTCGGCCACACCCACACGCACAAGGTGACGGACGACCCCCTCTACGACAGCGTCCCCACCGACTCCGTTGTCTGGATGAGCCACGGCGACCAGGTCCAGAACCTGACCGACCACTTCGTCCCGCTGGCGTCGAGCGACACCTGCGCCAACGCGGCGGTCCGCCACCACACCAAGACGATCTACGGACTCCAGTTCCACCCCGAGGTGACGCACTCCGCGTTCGGCGGCGTGCTGCTGGGGAACTTCGTCCGCAAGATCTGCGGCTGCCGCGGAACGTGGAAGATCTCCTCATTCATCGACCAGCAGGTCGCCACGATCCGGGAACGGGTCGGGAACAAGCGGGTGATCTGCGGTCTCTCGGGCGGGGTCGATTCCTCCGTCGTAGCCGCGCTGCTGTTCAAGGCCATCGGAAAACAGCTCTCCTGCATCTTCGTCGACAATGGACTCCTCCGGAAAGGAGAACGGGAACAGGTCCGCGAGCAGTTCAGCGAGCATTTTCAGACAGACCTGCACGTCGTCGACGCCCGGGAGCAGTTCCTCGGCGAACTCGCGAACGTCTCCGATCCGCAGCAGAAGCGGAAGATCATCGGCCGGGTCTTCATCGACATCTTCAAACAGGAGGCGAAGTCGATTCCCGATGCCCACTTCCTGGCGCAGGGGACGCTGTACCCGGACGTGATCGAGTCGGGAGCGAACCCGGACGGCCCGGCCCACACGATCAAAAGCCACCACAACGTCGGCGGCCTGCCGGCGGAACTCGGCTTCGAGCTGATCGAGCCGCTGCGGGACCTGTTCAAGGACGAAGTCCGGCGGATGGGGCTGGAGCTTGAGCTTCCCGAAGACCTGATCTGGCGGCATCCGTTCCCCGGTCCGGGGCTCGCCGTCCGCTGCCTGGGAGCGGTCTCCGAGAGCCGGCTGGATACGCTCCGCGAGGCGGACGCGATCCTGATCGAAGAGCTCCACAAGGCCGGAGTCTACCGCGACGTCCAGCAGGCGTTCGCGGTCCTGCTGCCGATCCAGTCGGTCGGCGTCATGGGGGACGCCCGGACCTACGAAGACGCCCTCGCAATCCGTGCCGTCGACACGGACAACTTCATGACGGCCGACTGGTCCCGGCTGCCTTACGACCTGCTGCAGCGGATCTCGACCCGGATCATCAACAGCGTCCGCGGAGTGAACCGCGTCGTCTACGACATCAGCTCCAAGCCGCCGGCGACGATCGAATGGGAATGAGTTCGCCGCATTTTGCTCGACCTGCCGCCTCCGCTCCCGGAGAATGGCAGGCGGCTGCGGGGCTGTGAAAACTCTGACCGGGAGGCTCTCATGAAGTCGCTGACCGAGTATCTGACGTTCACGATTCGCGAGCGGGTGGGCTTCGTCAACATCACCGGCCAGGTGGAAGAGGTGGTGCGGCGAAGCGGAGTGAAAGAGGGGCTGGTGCTGGCGAACGCCATGCACATCACGGCGTCGGTCTTCATCAACGACGACGAGAGCGGCCTCCAGGATGACTACCGCGCCTGGCTCGAACAGCTCGCTCCCTTTGATGCCTCACCCGAGCGGTACCACCACAACCGGACCGGCGAGGACAACGCCGACGCCCACATGAAGCGGCAGATCATGGGGCGAGAAGTCGTGGTCGCCGTGACGAACGGGCTCCTCGACCTCGGTCCGTGGGAGCAGATCTTCTACGGCGAGTTCGACGGCCGCCGGCCGAAGCGGGTGCTGATCAAGGTGATTGGGGAATAGGGGCTGCTGCGAAATGAGGACGGACGTGATCGACAGCTCGTTTCGGTCACTCTGCGGACGGCCCTGTTGGGGTGTTCGGTATGACCGGCAGCTGAACCTGTCGCTTAACTTCGGCAAGCCGTCTCTCGATGTTCGCGAGCCGTATGATTCCGCGTCCCCGTCGGACTTGATCCGCCAACGGGCTTCACAGCGGGATATCACCGTTCGTGGGCAATGGTGGCTATGGATTTACTGTTGTTTCTGGCGGCTAACCTCGGGCGATCTGGATCTGGCGACCGGTTCTTCCTCACTCCGGCGAATTGAGCGGGCGACTCAACAGCTGGATGGACAAAAGCTTGTGTCCGTGGCTGTCCTGCCGTCGACAGGGGCAACACGATTTGAGTTCGATCTCGGCTGTGTTCTGCACTGCCGTCGCTTTGAACAGAACTCGGCCGACGAACTGTGGACACTCTACAAGCCGCGTGGATACGTGTTGTCGATCTGTGGCAACGGGACTTTCAGTCATCAACGTGATACCGAGGTCAAGAATTGCTTTCGACCGATCGAGGACGGGGTTCGGTCTGAGAGCTGATAGGGGATCGGGATCGGATTCCACCAACGAAGCATCGCCGCAACCATCCGGTGTGACGGAGCCGGTTGCT of Planctomyces sp. SH-PL14 contains these proteins:
- a CDS encoding TIGR01777 family oxidoreductase, with the translated sequence MNVLISGASGLIGGHLVPRLERAGHHVFRLVRRKPSSPMERQWNPDERVDPIVLDRIDSVIHLAGENIGEGRWTEEKKRRIRESRVQGTRRLAEAIAEAPAPPKSLVCASAIGFYGDRGDATLDEGSSAGAGFLPEVCREWEAAADPARSRGVRVTHVRLGVVLSSEGGALAKMLLPFKMGVGGVIGSGKQYWSCISVDEAAAVFQYVAENDAVSGPVNAVCPEPVTNHDFTKTLGRILGRPTVFPLPAFMARLALGQMADDLILSSARVVPAKLTAVGYPFAHPNLESSLRAALEGHR
- the guaA gene encoding glutamine-hydrolyzing GMP synthase, whose protein sequence is MSSTPVAAETQEERILVLDFGSQTAQLIARRVRDQNVFCQLVRHDLSAERIKALNPKGLILSGGPASVYAPGAPQPDPAIFDLGIPILGICYGMQATCRVLGCNVVPGESREFGHTHTHKVTDDPLYDSVPTDSVVWMSHGDQVQNLTDHFVPLASSDTCANAAVRHHTKTIYGLQFHPEVTHSAFGGVLLGNFVRKICGCRGTWKISSFIDQQVATIRERVGNKRVICGLSGGVDSSVVAALLFKAIGKQLSCIFVDNGLLRKGEREQVREQFSEHFQTDLHVVDAREQFLGELANVSDPQQKRKIIGRVFIDIFKQEAKSIPDAHFLAQGTLYPDVIESGANPDGPAHTIKSHHNVGGLPAELGFELIEPLRDLFKDEVRRMGLELELPEDLIWRHPFPGPGLAVRCLGAVSESRLDTLREADAILIEELHKAGVYRDVQQAFAVLLPIQSVGVMGDARTYEDALAIRAVDTDNFMTADWSRLPYDLLQRISTRIINSVRGVNRVVYDISSKPPATIEWE
- a CDS encoding secondary thiamine-phosphate synthase enzyme YjbQ, with product MKSLTEYLTFTIRERVGFVNITGQVEEVVRRSGVKEGLVLANAMHITASVFINDDESGLQDDYRAWLEQLAPFDASPERYHHNRTGEDNADAHMKRQIMGREVVVAVTNGLLDLGPWEQIFYGEFDGRRPKRVLIKVIGE